A section of the Glandiceps talaboti chromosome 8, keGlaTala1.1, whole genome shotgun sequence genome encodes:
- the LOC144438742 gene encoding steroid 17-alpha-hydroxylase/17,20 lyase-like gives MRLHTIVPLSLLHRTLCTTSVNGCQIPDDTLIIPNHWAIDHDPDVFKDPYVYRPARFIDPNTSKCVSFNEMNFTPFGMGRRACLGEMLARMEYFLIAARLLHQFEVKVSPSHGNPSTEGIFNATYSPKPFKMLVGNRHVNI, from the coding sequence ATGCGTTTGCACACAATAGTGCCTCTTAGTTTATTACATCGCACTCTGTGCACCACGTCTGTCAATGGATGTCAAATTCCTGATGACACACTCATCATCCCAAATCATTGGGCCATAGATCACGACCCAGATGTTTTCAAAGATCCGTATGTTTACAGACCAGCGCGATTTATTGATCCCAACACGAGTAAATGTGTCTCTTTTAATGAGATGAATTTTACACCGTTTGGTATGGGTAGACGTGCATGTCTTGGAGAAATGCTTGCAAGAATGGAGTATTTCCTGATTGCTGCTCGTTTGCTGCATCAATTTGAAGTAAAAGTGTCCCCTAGTCATGGTAATCCTTCCACAGAGGGAATATTTAATGCAACGTACAGCCCCAAACCATTCAAAATGCTTGTAGGAAACAGACATGTTAATATCTAG